The Raphanus sativus cultivar WK10039 chromosome 2, ASM80110v3, whole genome shotgun sequence genome includes a region encoding these proteins:
- the LOC108822027 gene encoding uncharacterized protein LOC108822027, with the protein MTTNFDDSSKQLVLLASVCSGILMCKIVYDLTGFISPLLFSAYGKLDGKVRMEWNNRGFSTFHAVFVSVASIYLLVISDQFDESVHGDSVINSTTRLSESVMGISLGYFVADLMMIFWHFPTLGGVEYVFHHCLSMFSIILSVTSGQAQFYIFMVLLSEATTPFVNLRWYLDASGQKGSKAYTLNGIALFLGWLVARILLFIYFFVHMYSHFHQVKQVFPLGFYSLIAVGPVLSAMNLLWFWKITKGLIKTISKATGKKKQ; encoded by the exons ATGACGACCAATTTCGATGACTCTTCAAAGCAACTCGTCTTGCTTGCATCTGTTTGTTCCGGCATCCTCATGTGCAAAATC GTTTATGACTTGACTGGTTTCATAAGTCCTTTGCTCTTCAGTGCTTATGGGAAACTCGACGGCAAAGTTAGAATGGAATGGAACAAcag GGGATTCTCAACGTTCCATGCTGTTTTTGTTTCGGTGGCTTCAATCTATCTCCTGGTGATTTCAGATCAGTTTGATGAGAGTGTTCATGGTGATTCGGTCATCAATAGTACAACGAGGTTATCCGAATCTGTAATGGGG ATCTCCTTAGGCTATTTTGTAGCAGACTTAATGATGATCTTTTGGCATTTTCCTACTCTTGGTGGTGTTGAATAT GTTTTCCATCACTGCTTATCGATGTTCTCCATCATTCTCTCTGTCACAAGTGGACAAGCGCAGTTCTACATATTCATGGTTCTCTTGTCTGAGGCCACTACCCCGTTTGTCAACCTACGGTG GTACTTGGATGCTAGTGGTCAAAAAGGCTCTAAGGCTTACACACTCAATGGGATTGCCCTGTTCTTGGGTTGGCTG GTCGCGAGGATCCTTTTGTTTATCTACTTCTTTGTACACATGTACTCCCATTTCCATCAG GTGAAGCAAGTGTTTCCACTGGGGTTTTACAGCCTTATTGCGGTTGGACCGGTCCTGTCGGCGATGAATCTTCTTTGGTTCTGGAAAATCACCAAAGGATTGATCAAAACAATCTCCAAGGCGACGGGAAAGAAAAAACAGTGA
- the LOC108843455 gene encoding uncharacterized protein LOC108843455: MSNRRRSNGDDDKGLLWKLPQVRIKDVGKVGPAFGLGFGCGFGFGAGLIGGVGFGPGVPGLQFGLGFGAGCGIGVGFGYGVGRGAAYDHSRSYYNVGKPSLDEVDSLIDELVVHTKKLVKATSKEIEKWTRP; this comes from the exons ATGAGCAACAGAAGGAGGAGCAACGGAGACGATGACAAGGGATTACTGTGGAAACTTCCTCAGGTTAGGATCAAAGACGTCGGCAAAGTTGGTCCCGCCTTTGGACTCGGTTTCGGTTGCGGATTCGGTTTCGGCGCCGGTCTTATCGGAG GTGTAGGATTCGGACCAGGAGTTCCTGGACTACAGTTTGGTCTGGGGTTTGGAGCTGGTTGTGGAATCGGTGTAGGGTTTGGGTATGGCGTTGGAAGAGGCGCCGCTTATGATCACTCTCGCTCTTATTACAACGTCGGGAAGCCATCTCT AGATGAGGTTGATTCTCTTATTGATGAACTTGTTGTCCACACCAAGAAACTTGTGAAAGCTACTTCAAAAGAAATCGAAAAGTGGACAAGACCTTAG
- the LOC108843454 gene encoding chlorophyll a-b binding protein CP26, chloroplastic: MASLGVSEMLGTPLNFRAVSRSSAPLASNPSTFKTVALFSKKKPAPPPKAKTVSAANDELAKWYGPDRRIFLPDGLLDRSEIPEYLNGEVAGDYGYDPFGLGKKPENFAKYQAFELIHARWAMLGAAGCIIPEALNKYGANCGPEAVWFKTGALLLDGNTLSYFGKNIPINLVLAVVAEVVLLGGAEYYRITNGLDFEDKLHPGGPFDPLGLAKDPEQGALLKVKEIKNGRLAMFSMFAFFIQAYVTGEGPVENLSKHLSDPFGNNLLTVIAGTAERAPTL; encoded by the exons ATGGCATCTTTGGGTGTGTCGGAAATGCTTGGTACGCCCCTTAACTTCAGGGCAGTGTCGAGATCGTCTGCTCCATTGGCATCGAACCCCTCCACGTTCAAGACAGTTGCTctgttctccaagaagaagccAGCTCCTCCTCCCAAGGCCAAGACCGTCTCTGCTGCCAACGACGAGCTCGCCAAGTGGTATG gtcctgacaggaGAATCTTCTTGCCTGATGGTCTTTTGGACAGATCAGAGATCCCAGAGTACTTAAACGGTGAAGTTGCTGGAGA TTACGGTTATGACCCTTTTGGACTTGGAAAGAAGCCTGAGAACTTTGCTAA ATACCAAGCCTTTGAACTGATCCACGCCAGATGGGCTATGTTGGGAGCAGCTGGTTGCATCATCCCTGAAGCCTTAAACAAATATGGCGCTAACTGTGGCCCTGAAGCCGTCTGGTTtaag ACTGGTGCTTTGCTTCTTGATGGAAACACATTGAGTTACTTTGGCAAGAACATCCCAATCAACCTTGTTCTCGCTGTAGTTGCTGAGGTTGTTCTCCTTGGTGGAGCTGAGTACTACCGAATCACCAATGGATTG GACTTCGAGGACAAGCTTCACCCAGGAGGTCCATTTGATCCTTTGGGACTTGCTAAAGACCCTGAACAAGGAGCTCTTCTCAAGGTTAAGGAGATCAAGAACGGGAGACTAGCCATGTTTTCCATGTTCGCTTTCTTCATCCAAGCTTATGTTACCGGAGAAGGTCCTGTTGAGAACCTTTCAAAGCATCTAAGTGATCCTTTTGGCAACAATTTGCTTACCGTCATCGCTGGAACTGCTGAGAGAGCTCCCACTCTCTAA